The genomic stretch CACAGGTAGCCTCGTCACACTCCGGCACCTTGACCTCGCGCTCCAGCAACAGCCGGGTCGCCGCCTCTTCTTCGTTCTCGCCGGCGCCGACGTCCAACAACACGCCCAACTCACGAATCCGCTGCTGCAACAACTCACGGATCACCAAGGCGCGAGCGGCGAGGAACACCGCCTCCTCACGGCTTTGCGCCGGGTGATATTGCAGCTCCTGGGCCATCGCCTCGGGGGCGATCGGCACCCCGTTGACGCTGACTATCGGCCATTGCTGTTCGCTGCTGGCGATCAGTTGCGGCTCGACCGCCACCGCCAGTTCCGGCTCTTTGACCGCAGAACTGCAACCGCCAGCGCCGCTGCCACCACCACATCCGCATCCTGTCGTCATGACGCTCTCCTCACTTTTGCCGCACGATTTGATAACGACGGCCCAGGTACCAGATCGGCGCGCTGACCATATGCACCAGCCGGGTAAACGGGAACAACACAAACAGGGTCAGGCCCAGCGCCACGTGCAACTTGTAGATCAGGCTCACCGGAGCAATCGCCGCAGCGGCTTGCGTCGGTCGCAGCAACACCACGTTCTGCGCCCAGTCTGCAAGCATCACCATCACCGAACCGTCCATATGCCCGGTCGATGCGACGATAGTCAGCAAGCCCAGTACCAACTGCGCCAGCAACACCAGCAGGATCAGGATGTCCGACGGGCTCGACGTGGCCCGTACCCGTGGGTCGGTGAGGCGGCGCTTGACCAGCATCAGCAGGCCCACCAGGCACAACAGGCCGAAGAACCCACCGGAGACCATCGCCAGCAGTTGCTTGTGCTCGGTGCTGATCACAAGGTGATAGACCGACGCCGGGGTCAGCAGGCCGACAAAATGCCCGGCCAGCACGAACAGCACGCCGATATGGAAAAAGTTGCTTGCCACGCGCATGCCACGGTTGTTGAGCATCTGGCTGGAGCCGGCCTTCCAGGTGTACTGGGACAGGTCAAACCGCGCCCAGCTCCCCAACAGGCAAATAGCCAGGGCGACATACGGATACACGCCAAACACCAGCAAATTCCACTTAGACATTACCCACCTCCTTGGCTGGCGCAGCGGCCAGCCCTTCGTGCTGAAAATCCACCCAGTGCAAGGGCACCGCGCTTTCTTCGCGGGCCTTGCCCGGTGCGCTGGGCATGGCACTGCAACGGTCCTGCTGCTCGGCCTGCATAAAGTCCACGGCCTCCTCTTCCCAGACCTTGTCCAGGGCTTCGAGGGAGTCGTCCCGCACTTCGGCGGCGACCTGGGCACGCAACTCGGCAATCGCCTGGTGCGGCTCGGCGCCGCTGATCTGCAACAGCGCACGCAAGCAACTGGCGTAGGCGCTTTCACGCTCGTCCAGGCGCGCCGCCAACAGGGCCAGCAGGTGCGCCACATCCGCCAGGCCCTCGCGGGCCTCGATGTCTTCGCGGGTGGACAGAAACTCCAGGTACAGCGGGATGTAATCCGGCAACTCCTTGACGCCGATGGCGAACCCCGCCGCCTGGTACTGGGCCATCATGTCGACCATGGCCTGGCCGCGATCCCGCGACTCGCCATGCACGTGTTCAAACAACAGCAGCGACAGCGATCGACCGCGGCCAAACAGCGCGCCGTAATGCTCCTGGCCATCCATCAGGTCATTGCTGCAGATAAGCTCCAGTAACTCGAACAACGCGCCACGCTGCCTGGGGCTGATTTCCCGCGACTCGATAATCGCCTGCTCCAATTCGTCGCGGCCGTTCACCAGGGATTCGGTGGGATAGTCCAGCAGCAACGAGATCACTTTAAGAATGCGCATGGCTCAGTCCTCCCAGATCTGTACGGTTTTCAGCACGTCGCGGCGGTTGGCCTTTTTCGCCCCGAACATATTGGTGTCAGAACTGCCACTGCAGCCGCTGCCGAAGCTGAAACCACAGCCGGAGCGCTCGGCGAACGCATCGCTCATCGCATCTTCACGGTGGGCGCTGGGCACCACGAACCGGTCTTCGTAGTTGGCAATCGCCAGGTAGCGGTACATTTCTTCAACCTGGGTTACGCTCAGGTCCACGTCGGCCAGCACTTGCAGGTCTTCGATACCGTCCACTTGCTGCGAGCGTTTGAAGGCGCGCATGGCCAACAGGCGTTTAAGGGCGCGCTTGACCGGTTTTTCATCACCGGCAGTCAACATATTGGCCAGGTAACGCAATGGAATACGCAGGCTGTCGACATCCGGGATCACCCCGTTCATGCCCACGGTGCCCGCAGCGGCGGCGTTCTGGATCGGCGAGAGGGGCGGCACGTACCAGACCATCGGCAAGGTGCGGTACTCCGGGTGCAGTGGCAGTGCGAGTTTCCAGTCGACGGCCATTTTGTACACCGGCGAACGCTGGGCCGAATCGATCACCGACTGCGGTACACCGTCGGCCAGGGCCTGGCGGATCACCGCCGGGTCATTCGGGTCGAGGAAGATGTCCAACTGCTGCTCGTACAGGTCGTGTTCATTGGCCGTGCCGGCCACTTCGCTGATACGGTCGGCGTCATACAGCAGCACGCCGAGATAGCGGATCCGGCCTACGCAGGTTTCCGCGCAGACGGTCGGCATGCCGGCCTCGATCCGTGGGTAGCAGAAGATGCACTTCTCGGACTTGCCGCTTTTCCAGTTGAAGTAGATTTTCTTGTACGGGCAGCCGCTGATGCACATGCGCCAGCCGCGGCATTTTTCCTGGTCGATCAGGACGATGCCGTCCTCTTCACGCTTGTAGATCGCACCGCTGGGGCACGATGCCGCGCACGCCGGGTTCAGGCAGTGCTCGCACAGGCGCGGCAGGTACATCATGAAGGTGTTTTCGTACTCGCCATAAATGTCGGCCTGGATCTGGTCGAAGTTCTTGTCCTTGCGGCGCTTGGCGAACTCGGTGCCGAGGATTTCCTCCCAGTTGGGGCCCCACTCGATCTTTTCCATGCGCTTGCCGGACACCACCGAACGCGGGCGTGCAGTGGGCTGGTGCTCGCCCAGGGGCGCGGTGTGCAGGTGCTGGTAGTCGAAGTCGAACGGCTCGTAGTAGTCATCCAGGCTCGGCAGATCGGGGTTGGCGAAGATGTTCGCCAACACGCGGAACTTGCCGCCGATGCGTGGGTTGATCGAGCCATTGGCATTGCGGATCCAGCCGCCCTTCCACTTGTCCTGGTTTTCCCACTCCTTGGGGTAGCCGATGCCAGGCTTGGATTCCACGTTATTGAACCAGGCGTATTCCATGCCTTCACGGCTGGTCCACACGTTTTTGCAGGTGATGGAACAGGTGTGGCAGCCGATGCACTTGTCCAGGTTCAGGACCATGCCGATTTGTGAGCGAATTTTCATCTCAGTTCTCCTCGATATCGGTCGGCAGTGGACGCGGCAGATCATCACCGCTGGAACCCTCGAGCCAATCGACCTTGGCCATCTTGCGCACCACTACGAACTCATCGCGGTTGCAGCCGACCGTCCCGTAGTAGTTGAAACCGTAGGCCTGCTGGGCATAGCCGCCGATCATATGGGTCGGCTTGAGCACCACGCGGGTCACCGAGTTGTGGTGGCCGCCACGGGTCTTGGTGGTCTCGGAACCCGGCACGTTCACGATGCGTTCCTGGGCGTGGTACATCATCACCATGCCTTCCTTGACCCGTTGGCTAACCACCGCACGGGCCGTCAGGGCACCGTTGACGTTGAAGCATTCGATCCAGTCGTTGTCCTCGATCCCGGCGCGCTTGGCGTCGATTTCCGAGAGCCACACAATCGGGCCGCCTCGGCTTAAGGTGAGCATCAGCAGGTTGTCGCTGTAGGTGCTGTGAATCCCCCACTTCTGGTGCGGGGTGATCCAGTTCAGGACGATTTCGGTCTCGCCGTTGCTGCGTTTGTCCTTCACGCCTTCGATGGTGCGGGTGTTGACCGGAGGCCGGTAGCTCATCAACTGCTCGCCGAACGCCTGCATCCACGGATGGTCCTGGTAGAACTGCTGGCGGCCGGTGATGGTGCGCCATGGGATGTTTTCATGGACGTTGGTGTAGCCGGCGTTGTAGCTCACGTGCTCGTCTTCGAGGCCCGACCAGGTGGGGCTGGAGATAATCTTGCGCGGCTGTGCCTGGATATCGCGGAAGCGGATCGCTTCGTGGGCCTTGGAAATCGCCAGGTGACTGTGGTCGATACCGGTGAACTCCGACAGCGCGGCCCAGGCTTTCAAGGCGACCTTGCCGTTGGTTTCCGGGGCCAGGGACAGGATCACCTCGGCGGCGTCGATAGCTGTGTCGATCTTTGGCCGGCCATGGCTGATACCCGCATCACCTTCATGGTGGTTGAGTTCACCGAGGAACTCGACCTCTTCATCGGTGTTCCAGTTGATGCCCTTGCCGCCGTTGCCGAGTTTTTCCAGCAGCGGGCCGAGGGACGAGAACTTTTTGTAGATGTTCGGGTAGTCCCGTTCCACCACCGCCATGTTTGGCGCGTTCTTGCCCGGCACCGGCGCCACGCCGGCGCTTTTCCAGTCGGTGCCGCCAAACGGCTGGGCCAGTTCGCCGACGCTGTCATGCATCAACGGTACGGTGACCAGGTCTTGCTCCACGCCCAGGTGGCCGACCGACATGGCCGAGAATGCCTTGGCGATGCCTTTGTAGATTTCCCAGTCCGAACGCGACTCCCACGCCGGATCAATCGCCGCCGACAGCGGGTGAATGAAGGGGTGCATGTCCGAGGTGTTCATGTCGTCTTTTTCGTACCAGGTGGCGGTCGGCAAGACGATGTCGGAATACACGCAGGTCGAGGACATACGAAAGTCCAGGGTGGTCACCAGGTCGAGCTTGCCGATGGCGCCGTCTTCGACCCATTCGGCCTCGGTCGGCTTGCATTCGGTGCTGTGGCCGATGTCTTCGTTCATCACTCCGTTCTTGGTACCGAGCAGGTACTTGAGCATGTACTCATGGCCCTTGCCCGATGAGCCGAGCAGGTTGGAGCGCCAGATAAACAGGTTGCGCGGGAAGTTCACCGGGCTGTCCGGCTGCTCACAGGCAAAGCGCAAAGTGCCGTCCTGCCAGGACTTGACCACGTAGTCTTGCGGGGCCATGCCGGCAGCCGCCGCGTCGCGGCAGATATGCAACGGGTTGGTATTGAGCTGGGGCGCACTGGGCAACCAGCCGGCGCGTTCGGCGCGGATGTTGTAGTCCAGCGCGTGTTCGGGGAACTGCGACTTGTCGGCCAGCGGCGAGAGGATGTCGTGCATGCTCATCTTCTCGTGGCGCCATTGCGAGCTGTGGCCGTAGAAGAAGCTGGTGCCGTTCATCTGCCGCGGTGGGCGGTTCCAGTCCAGGCCGAACGCCAGGGGTAGCCAGCCGCATTGCGGGCGCAGTTTTTCCTGGCCCACGTAGTGCGCCCAACCGCCGCCGGTCTGGCCGACGCAACCGCAAAGCATGAGCATATTGATCAGCCCGCGGTAGTTCATATCCATGTGGTACCAGTGGTTCATCGCCGCACCGACGATGATCATCGAACGGCCACGGGTCTTGTCGGCGTTGTCGGCAAACTCGCGGGCAATCTGGATCGCCTTCTCGCGGCTGACCCCGGTGATCGCCTCCTGCCAGGCCGGCGTACCCGGTACGCTGGCATCGTTGTAGTCCTTGGCCACGTTGCTGCCGCCCAGGCCACGGTCGATCGCCAGGTTGGCCGCGGACAGGTCAAACACCGTCGCCACTTTGGCCACCGTGCCATCGGCCAGGGTCACGCTGTGCACCGGCACCCGCCGGAACTGCACGGCATCCCCGGCCACGTGCTGGAAGTAATCGTGGGCTTCGCCGGCAAAGTACGGGAACGCCACTTCGGCAACGCCATCGCCGATCAGGCTCAGCTTCAGGTCGATCTCGCGGCCTTCACCGCCTTCTTTGGCCAGGATGTTCCACTTGCCCTTCTCACCCCAGCGGTAGCCGATGGCGCCTTGTGGCGACACCAGTTCGCCGCTCTCGTCGAGGGCGATGGTTTTCCATTGCGGGTTGTTGTCCTGGCCCAGGTTGTCGACCAGGTCCGAAGCGCGCAGGAAACGGTCTGGCTGGAATCCGGCGCCGGGGGCAAAACCGGTCATGGGCTTGAGCATCACCAGCACCGGCAAGTCGGTGTAGCGCTTGGCGTATTCAGTGAAGTACGCGCTGGGCTTGTCCAAGTGAAATTCTTTGAAGATCACATGGTTGAAGGCCTGGGCCAACGCCGCGTCGGTGCCCTGCTTGGGGTTGAGCCACAGGTCGGTGAGCTTGGCCACTTCCGAATAGTCGGGAGTGATGGCCACGGTCTTGGTGCCCTTGTAGCGCACCTCGGTAAAGAAGTGCGCGTCCGGGGTGCGGGTCTGCGGGACGTTGGAGCCCCAGGCAATGATGTAATTGGAGTTGTACCAGTCGGCCGACTCCGGCACATCGGTCTGCTCGCCCCAGACCATCGGCGAGGCCGGCGGCAGGTCGCAGTACCAGTCATAGAAGCTCAGGCACACACCACCGATCAGCGACAGGTAACGGGAACCTGCGGCATAACTGACCATGGACATGGCCGGGATCGGCGAGAAGCCGACGATGCGGTCCGGGCCATATTGCTTGATGGTGTAGACGTTGGACGCGGCGATGATTTCGTTGACTTCATCCCAGTTGGAACGGATGAAACCGCCCATGCCGCGTTTGCTTTTGTACGAATCAGCCTTGGCCTTGTCTTCCACGATGCTGGCCCAGGCCTCCACCGGCGACAGGGTCAGGCGCGCTTCGCGCCACAGCTTGAGCAGTGGCTTGCGGATCTTCGGGTACTTCAGGCGGTTGGCGCTGTAGATGTACCAGCTGTAGCTGGCGCCCCGCGGGCAGCCGCGCGGCTCGTGGTTGGGCAGGTCGTTGCGGGTGCGCGGGTAGTCGGTCTGCTGGGTTTCCCAGGTGATCAGGCCGTTCTTCACGTAGATCTTCCACGAGCACGAGCCGGTGCAGTTCACCCCGTGGGTGGAGCGCACGATCTTGTCGTACTGCCAGCGCGAACGGTAGACGTTCTCCCAATCGCGGGACTCCTTGCGGGTCTCGCCGTGACCTTCGGAAAATTCATCTTGCTTGCGATTGAAGAACCGCAGTTGATCGAGTAAATGGCTCATGGTGCTTTCCTCAGAGGCTTGCTGCGGGGTTCTGCGCCCCGCCCACGCAAGGTTTGAATTCGGGGTCGACTCAGCAGGGGGTCTCGGCGCCTTTGCGCGCATACCACCACCAGGTCACGACGATGCAGCTCAGGTAGAAACCGACGAACATGTAGAAGGCCAGCGCCGGGCTGGCGGTGTAGGCCATGGACGAGCCAAAGGTCTTGGGAATGAAGAACGCACCGAAGGCGCCCATGGCCGAGCTGAAGCCCAGTACGGCTGCCGATTCCTTGCTGGCATCCTTGAGGGCCTGCTCACGCACGGCGGCAGGTTGGCCGGCACTGGCTTTTTCGTGCTGGGTGCGGAAGATCACCGGGATCATGCGAAAGGTGGAGCCATTGCCGATGCCAGTGGTGATAAACAGCAGCATGAACAGGCCGAGGAAGCCGTAGAAGCTGCCGCCCTCGCCGTTCAATGGCAAAAAGTGCAGGACGCCAAACACCATCACGATCATCAGCACGAAGTTCCACAAGGTCACGCGCGCACCGCCCAGCTTGTCTGCCAGCCAACCGCCCAATGGGCGCACCAGGGCACCTACCAGCGGGCCGAGAAAGGCGAATTTCAAGGCGTTGACGTCAGGGAACGAGGTCTTGATCAGCATCGGGAAGGCGGCCGAGAAGCCAATGAACGAACCGAAGGTGGCCAGGTACAACCAGCACATCAGCCAGTTGTGCTTGCGCTTGAAAATCACCGCCTGTTCGCTGAACGAAGCACGGGCGCTGGACAAATCGTTCATGCCGAACCAGGCAAACACGGTTACCGTGATGATGAACGGCACCCAGATGAACCCGGCGTTCTGCAGCCACAACTGGCTGCCGTCTTCCAGGGTCTGCGGCTGGCCACCGAGCAGGCCGAACACACCGAAGGTAATCACCAGCGGCACGCAGAACTGCATCACCGACACCCCGAGGTTACCCAGGCCGGCGTTCAGGCCCAGGGCCGTGCCTTGCTGGGACTTGGGGTAGAAGAAACTGATATTGGACATGCTGGAGGCAAAATTGCCGCCGCCCAAACCGCAGAGCAGCGCGATCAGCACAAACACGCTGTAGGAGGTGCCCGGGTCTTGCACCGCAAAGCCCATCCACAGTGAGGGGATCAACAGCGACGCGGTGCTCAGGGCCGTCCAGCGGCGGCCGCCGAAGATCGGCACCATGAACGAATAGAACACGCGCAAGGTGGCGCCGGACAGGCCCGGCAAGGCGGCCAGCCAGAACAACTGGTCAGTGGTGAAACTGAAGCCGATGGCGTTCAGGCGCACGATCACCGTGCTCCACACCATCCAGACGGCGAAGGCCAACAGCAGCGCCGGGATGGAGATCCACAGGTTGCGGGTGGCGGTCTGTTTGCCGCTGGCGCCCCAGAACACGGGGTCTTCGGGGCGCCAGTCGTGGATCACCGGGCCCGAGTCGGGCTTTTGCGCGATAGTCATACTGATTCTCCCTGGAGCGGCTGGGCCGCCGGGGCTTTGCCCAGCAGCGGCTGTTTGCGGATTTCGCTGAAGTACATCCAGGTCAAGGACACCCAGACCACGCCGTACATCAACATGAAGCAGGAGGAGCGCACGCCGGTGAGGTCCACCAGGGCGCCGAACATGATCGGCAGTACGAAGCCACCCAGGCCCCCGGCCAGGCCGACGATGCCGGACACCGCGCCCATGTTCTGCGGGTAGTCATTGGCGATGTACTTGAACACCGAGGCCTTGCCGAAGGCGAAGGCGATGCCCATCACAAACAACAGGATGGTGAATACAGTGGCGTTAAGGCCGATGTGCAAATCCAGCGGGCCGTTGACGGTTTGCACCTGCAACTGGGTCTGCGGATAGCTGAGCAGGAACAGGCAGATCCAGCTGACCCACAGCACCCACCAGGTCACGCTCTGCGCACCCCAGCGGTCAGACATCCAACCGCCCACGGCACGCAGCACCCCGCCCGGCAGGGAAAAACACGCGGCCAGCAGCGCCGCGCTTTGCAGGCTGAAGCCATATTCCTGCACGTAGTACTTGGTCGCCCACAGCGCCAGCGCCACGTAGCCACCGAACACAATCGAGTAGTACTGGCAGTAGCGCCACACGGCCGGGTCCTTCAGGCACCGCAATTGCTCGCGCAAGGTGGCGCCCCCGGCACTGCGGTGGGCCTTGTTTTCGCGGGTGAGGAACCAGAACAGCAGCGCGGTGATAAACAGGATCGCGCTGAACACCTTCGGCACCAGGTGCCAGGTGCCCAGGGCGATCAGGGCCGGTGCGAGGAACTTGGTCACTGCCGCCCCGGCATTGCCGGCGCCGAACACGCCCATGGCAAAGCCCTGGTTGTCCTGGTCGAACCACTTGGCGACATAGGCGATGCCCACCGAGAACGAGCCCCCGGCCAGGCCGACAAACAGCCCCAGCACCAGGAACTGCCAGAAGGCGGTGGCGTAGGTGATCAGGTACAGCGGCAGCACGCAGGTGAGCATCAATACAAAGAACACGATGCGCCCGCCGAAGCGGTCCGTCAGCAGGCCCAGGGGCAGGCGCACCAGAGAGCCGGTCAGAACCGGGGTGGCGGCCAGCAGGCCGAACTGGGTTTCGTTGAGTTGCAGCAGCTCTTTGATCGGCACGCCAAGGACGGCGAACATCATCCAGACCATAAAGCACACGGTGAAGGCCAGCGTACTCATGCCCAGCACCAGGCCCTGTGTTACACGGGGTTGAGTCACGGTTTGCGCTCCCAGAAGTGATTCCATGGGCGCATGGTTAGGGGCGACGTCCTCCCGGAACTTGACCCAGATCAACGTCCATCTGGGGGGTATTGGCCTATGCTGGCGCCATCTACCTCTAAGGAGGTAGGTCAAATAACAAGATAAAGTCTTTATTTATCAATGGATTGATCTCTTTTGCCGGCTTTTTCCCATGGGAGGGTGCGCCGGCAACTCTTTAGAGGTAGTGCGCCAGGGAATGCAGAATTCAATACTGTTT from Pseudomonas fluorescens encodes the following:
- the narJ gene encoding nitrate reductase molybdenum cofactor assembly chaperone, with the translated sequence MRILKVISLLLDYPTESLVNGRDELEQAIIESREISPRQRGALFELLELICSNDLMDGQEHYGALFGRGRSLSLLLFEHVHGESRDRGQAMVDMMAQYQAAGFAIGVKELPDYIPLYLEFLSTREDIEAREGLADVAHLLALLAARLDERESAYASCLRALLQISGAEPHQAIAELRAQVAAEVRDDSLEALDKVWEEEAVDFMQAEQQDRCSAMPSAPGKAREESAVPLHWVDFQHEGLAAAPAKEVGNV
- the narI gene encoding respiratory nitrate reductase subunit gamma codes for the protein MSKWNLLVFGVYPYVALAICLLGSWARFDLSQYTWKAGSSQMLNNRGMRVASNFFHIGVLFVLAGHFVGLLTPASVYHLVISTEHKQLLAMVSGGFFGLLCLVGLLMLVKRRLTDPRVRATSSPSDILILLVLLAQLVLGLLTIVASTGHMDGSVMVMLADWAQNVVLLRPTQAAAAIAPVSLIYKLHVALGLTLFVLFPFTRLVHMVSAPIWYLGRRYQIVRQK
- a CDS encoding nitrate reductase subunit alpha; the encoded protein is MSHLLDQLRFFNRKQDEFSEGHGETRKESRDWENVYRSRWQYDKIVRSTHGVNCTGSCSWKIYVKNGLITWETQQTDYPRTRNDLPNHEPRGCPRGASYSWYIYSANRLKYPKIRKPLLKLWREARLTLSPVEAWASIVEDKAKADSYKSKRGMGGFIRSNWDEVNEIIAASNVYTIKQYGPDRIVGFSPIPAMSMVSYAAGSRYLSLIGGVCLSFYDWYCDLPPASPMVWGEQTDVPESADWYNSNYIIAWGSNVPQTRTPDAHFFTEVRYKGTKTVAITPDYSEVAKLTDLWLNPKQGTDAALAQAFNHVIFKEFHLDKPSAYFTEYAKRYTDLPVLVMLKPMTGFAPGAGFQPDRFLRASDLVDNLGQDNNPQWKTIALDESGELVSPQGAIGYRWGEKGKWNILAKEGGEGREIDLKLSLIGDGVAEVAFPYFAGEAHDYFQHVAGDAVQFRRVPVHSVTLADGTVAKVATVFDLSAANLAIDRGLGGSNVAKDYNDASVPGTPAWQEAITGVSREKAIQIAREFADNADKTRGRSMIIVGAAMNHWYHMDMNYRGLINMLMLCGCVGQTGGGWAHYVGQEKLRPQCGWLPLAFGLDWNRPPRQMNGTSFFYGHSSQWRHEKMSMHDILSPLADKSQFPEHALDYNIRAERAGWLPSAPQLNTNPLHICRDAAAAGMAPQDYVVKSWQDGTLRFACEQPDSPVNFPRNLFIWRSNLLGSSGKGHEYMLKYLLGTKNGVMNEDIGHSTECKPTEAEWVEDGAIGKLDLVTTLDFRMSSTCVYSDIVLPTATWYEKDDMNTSDMHPFIHPLSAAIDPAWESRSDWEIYKGIAKAFSAMSVGHLGVEQDLVTVPLMHDSVGELAQPFGGTDWKSAGVAPVPGKNAPNMAVVERDYPNIYKKFSSLGPLLEKLGNGGKGINWNTDEEVEFLGELNHHEGDAGISHGRPKIDTAIDAAEVILSLAPETNGKVALKAWAALSEFTGIDHSHLAISKAHEAIRFRDIQAQPRKIISSPTWSGLEDEHVSYNAGYTNVHENIPWRTITGRQQFYQDHPWMQAFGEQLMSYRPPVNTRTIEGVKDKRSNGETEIVLNWITPHQKWGIHSTYSDNLLMLTLSRGGPIVWLSEIDAKRAGIEDNDWIECFNVNGALTARAVVSQRVKEGMVMMYHAQERIVNVPGSETTKTRGGHHNSVTRVVLKPTHMIGGYAQQAYGFNYYGTVGCNRDEFVVVRKMAKVDWLEGSSGDDLPRPLPTDIEEN
- a CDS encoding NarK family nitrate/nitrite MFS transporter, giving the protein MTIAQKPDSGPVIHDWRPEDPVFWGASGKQTATRNLWISIPALLLAFAVWMVWSTVIVRLNAIGFSFTTDQLFWLAALPGLSGATLRVFYSFMVPIFGGRRWTALSTASLLIPSLWMGFAVQDPGTSYSVFVLIALLCGLGGGNFASSMSNISFFYPKSQQGTALGLNAGLGNLGVSVMQFCVPLVITFGVFGLLGGQPQTLEDGSQLWLQNAGFIWVPFIITVTVFAWFGMNDLSSARASFSEQAVIFKRKHNWLMCWLYLATFGSFIGFSAAFPMLIKTSFPDVNALKFAFLGPLVGALVRPLGGWLADKLGGARVTLWNFVLMIVMVFGVLHFLPLNGEGGSFYGFLGLFMLLFITTGIGNGSTFRMIPVIFRTQHEKASAGQPAAVREQALKDASKESAAVLGFSSAMGAFGAFFIPKTFGSSMAYTASPALAFYMFVGFYLSCIVVTWWWYARKGAETPC
- the narH gene encoding nitrate reductase subunit beta, giving the protein MKIRSQIGMVLNLDKCIGCHTCSITCKNVWTSREGMEYAWFNNVESKPGIGYPKEWENQDKWKGGWIRNANGSINPRIGGKFRVLANIFANPDLPSLDDYYEPFDFDYQHLHTAPLGEHQPTARPRSVVSGKRMEKIEWGPNWEEILGTEFAKRRKDKNFDQIQADIYGEYENTFMMYLPRLCEHCLNPACAASCPSGAIYKREEDGIVLIDQEKCRGWRMCISGCPYKKIYFNWKSGKSEKCIFCYPRIEAGMPTVCAETCVGRIRYLGVLLYDADRISEVAGTANEHDLYEQQLDIFLDPNDPAVIRQALADGVPQSVIDSAQRSPVYKMAVDWKLALPLHPEYRTLPMVWYVPPLSPIQNAAAAGTVGMNGVIPDVDSLRIPLRYLANMLTAGDEKPVKRALKRLLAMRAFKRSQQVDGIEDLQVLADVDLSVTQVEEMYRYLAIANYEDRFVVPSAHREDAMSDAFAERSGCGFSFGSGCSGSSDTNMFGAKKANRRDVLKTVQIWED
- a CDS encoding MFS transporter is translated as MTQPRVTQGLVLGMSTLAFTVCFMVWMMFAVLGVPIKELLQLNETQFGLLAATPVLTGSLVRLPLGLLTDRFGGRIVFFVLMLTCVLPLYLITYATAFWQFLVLGLFVGLAGGSFSVGIAYVAKWFDQDNQGFAMGVFGAGNAGAAVTKFLAPALIALGTWHLVPKVFSAILFITALLFWFLTRENKAHRSAGGATLREQLRCLKDPAVWRYCQYYSIVFGGYVALALWATKYYVQEYGFSLQSAALLAACFSLPGGVLRAVGGWMSDRWGAQSVTWWVLWVSWICLFLLSYPQTQLQVQTVNGPLDLHIGLNATVFTILLFVMGIAFAFGKASVFKYIANDYPQNMGAVSGIVGLAGGLGGFVLPIMFGALVDLTGVRSSCFMLMYGVVWVSLTWMYFSEIRKQPLLGKAPAAQPLQGESV